The following DNA comes from Halobacillus litoralis.
CAACCCGAACCTTATCCAGGCACTCAACCGCTATTCCACTTACATAGGGTCTGACCCTTATAAAGCACCGGCCACATTCAGTTTGATTGCTCATCTGGAATGGAATGATGGCGTCTATTATGTACCCGGAGGTAATACAAAGATCGCTGATAGTTTCGTCAAGGCAGCAGAAAATGTCGGGGTGAAGCTTTACAGTGGTACAAAAGTGAAAGAAATCCGCACAGAGGATAAAAGTGTGACCGGCGTTGAAACGATCGAAGGAGAATTTTTTGCAGCGGATCACGTCATTCTAAACGGAGATCTTCTTCATGCTTTACCTGAGCTGGTTGATGATAAAGACCGGCGCTTTCTATCAGACCGCAAGCTGCGTTCTTATGACCCTTCAATTTCGGCCTTTGTTATTCTCGCAGGGTTGGATACACGCATCGGCCGCTTGAAGCATCATCACCTGTTTTTCTCTTCAGACTATGAAAGAGAGTTCAAAATTTTGAAAGAAGGACTATATGCTGATGATCCGACAATTTATATTTGTACATCGTCGAAATCAGACCCATCTGTCTCGCCTGGAGGAGATAACTGTTTCATCCTCGTGAACGCTCCTCCATTGGCGGACAATGCTGCGATAGATAAAGATGCTTACAAAGACCGCATCTATGAAAGACTGGAAGAAGCGGGAGTTCCGATCAGGAATCATATTCGCTACGAAAAAGTGCTGGATCCTGCCGATATTCAAAAAAGGTTCGGAGCATACCGCGGAGCATTGTACGGACCCTCCTCCAATAATCGCATGCAAGCCTTCATGAGACCGTTCAATAAGTCACAGGACATTGAACATCTGTGGTTTTGCGGTGGCAGCACACATCCCGGCGGTGGCTCACCAATGGTCGTCTTGAGCGGTCAGAATGTGGCCAACCAGATATTAGGAAAAATCGTCCACATAGAATAACGAGAATTCAGGATTACTCGATTAGATTTCTTCATCTATTCTTGGGATAGCGTACAAGACCACCACAGACTGTGACTTTATGACATCCTGGACAACAAAAAAACTGAAGCGATCAACTGCCTCAGTTTTACAAAAGTCGGATATGGGTGATTTTAGCTTTCGGGTCTGATAGCAAATGTGTGGCACGTGCCTGTTCCTTATGAGAGGCAATCACAGGCACTTGTTTAACAAGTCCGGATTTTGCCTGGTAGTAAATCAAATATTTTTCAGCCATCTTTACCTTCCTTTCTTCCTCGCAAAATAGTTGCTTAAAGTATGCGCATAAATCACAGCAATTATACTGATGAGAGCATTGGCGTGTGTCTCATCAGCTGAAGGTGGCATCAAATGATATTAATCTCACTCTAAAAAAGAAGCAGAATTACTGCATCTCTGCAATAATCTGCTTCTTTTTCTGATCAGAGACGAAATTACGTTTCTCAAAGACCTGATAGTCATTTTTCCGTACTTCTGAAAGAATCGCACGGTACATCCTCGCTGCACCACCGACGGGAGCTCTTGAATAAACAGGATAGGCTTCAAGCGTCGCCAAACCCTGCTCATAGTAAATTTCAGCATCGCTTGCTAAATCTTCCCACAATCGGATGAACGCCTGGTTCACTTTCTGCTCTTGCAATTCCACAAATGTGTAACCATACTGTTTCATCAAATCTCCCGGTAAATAGATACGATCGATTTCCAAGTCTTCTCCGATGTCTCGCAGAATATTTGTCAGCTGCATGGCATACCCAAGTTCAATTGCTCCATTTCTTAACATGTCCACCCGTCCTGGAGCGATGACAGGTAATAACATTAAACCAACCGTGCTGGCGACGTGGTAGCAGTAATCAAGCAAGTCGTCTTTTGAATGGATCGTCCTTGGATAAAGATCCATTCGCTGGCCTTTTATCATATCGTAATAAGGTTGCGGATCGATGGGGAAATTGTTGAATACATCATCAAGTGCAATCCAGCAAGGATGGTCAAGTTCCAGTGTTCCATCCATGAATGCTTCGAAATCCACTGCAAACGCTTCAAGCTCCGACTTCGGATTTTCTCCTTCATCTACAATATCATCAACACGTCGGCAAAAAGCATAAATCGCCCAAACTGCTCTTTTTTGCTTTTTTGGCAGCATAGCAAAAGCTTTAGAGAACGTCTTGGAATGCTTTTCGATTAATTCACGACAATGATGGTATGCTTCATTCAAGTCCGTCATCACTAAACACCTCGCCTGTAATTATGCCTTTCTTCCTCCTCTTTTTGCAAACGATCCGCCAGTAATTTCGCCCCTTGCATGACGATCGGAACGCCTCCTCCCGGGTGGACGGAGGCTCCTACAGCATAAACATTTGTTAAGGGGTACGGCTGAAGTTGCGGGCGGAAAACTCCTGATTGAAAAAGAGTCGGAGCGATTCCAAAGCTTCCACCGGCATAGAGACCTTCTCTCTCTGCTTCTTCTGGTGTACGCACATGCATCCATTCCATATGGTCCCTAAGGTTAGGAAATCCTTGTTTTTCCAATTGATCGAGCACCTTATCAATCAGGGCATCTTTATTTTCCCAATTCACCTCACCGCCGACCGGGACAGGTATGAGCGTATAAAGCACCCCTTTACCTTCTGGTGCCAATGAGTCATCAATCAAGGAAGGATGGAAGGTATAATAGGATGGATCATCAGGTAATCGTTTTTCTGTGAATATCTGTTTCATATGTTTGTCAAAATCGGCACTCATGAAAAATTGATGGATGGAATGATGATCGTAATTCTTATCAAGTCCTAAATAGAGGAGCAAGCAGCCTGAAGAAGGGGTGTATTTTCGGTTCAGCCTCTGTTCGGCCGGCAGCAAACGGTCCATGATCGGGAAATCACCATTTAAAACCACTTCATCGCATGAATATTCCTCCCCCTCAACAAGGAGGGATGTTGCTTTATCACCTGCGGTCACCACCTTCTCTACAGCAGAACCCACTCGTATGGTTACTCCTCTTCTTTTCAATTCCGTTTCCAGCATTTCTACAAGATGGGCATACCCTCCCTTCATATACCAAATGCCATGCTCATGTTCACTATAGGAGACAAGGGAATACATCGCCGGCGACTGCTCGGGGTGCCCTCCGATGTATAAAGTTTGTAGTGTGTACGCCTCAACCAGTCTTTCATCATCGAAATAACTGCGCATCATTTTCTTTACATTTTGGTAAGCTTTCAACTTGATCAATGTTCTTAAGTTCTTTCTGGAGAAAAAAGTCCGTTTATCGACAAATGACCGCTCAAGAAATTGAGCTTTTCCTCGTAAAAACCGTACTTTCATATCCCGTAAGAAGCGATCGAAGTGTATTTCATTTCCGGGGAACCTATTTTTCAGTTCAGCTTTTTGTTTTTCAACGTCAGCATACTTGGTAAAAGAAGTTCCGTCATGAAAATGTACATCGTAGAGAGGGTCGCACGGAATGAGGGGGATGCTTTCCTTAGCCATCCCCCCTTCTTCCAGGATGTCCAGCAGCATATCCGGTAAAAGAACAATGGTCGGACCTTGGTCGATTTTAAAATCCCCATGCCGCTCATAGGTCAAACGCCCTCCAAGATGATCATTTTTCTCGAAAATTGTGATTTCCCGGCCTTCCTCTTTAGAAAGAAGCAGGGCTGTCACCAATCCACCGATACCACCGCCAACTAATGCCGTATGGGTCATGAAGGCTGCACCTCCTTCTCTCTTATCCAGCTCGTCGTAATACGGGCAGATTCTAAAATCGTCGGTAAACCACTCCCCGGATGGGTGCCTCCGCCGACGAGCCAGCAATGCTCCAACTCCTGGAAGCGGTTATGCGGGCGAAAATACATCATTTGAGAGAGCTGGTGTCCCATGCTGAACGTCGCCCCCTTGTGTACAAAATGGTCCGACTGCCACTGTTTAGGTGTCAGTATCTTCTCTTCGACTACATGATTACGAATATCCGTAAATCCTGTTTTTTCTTCTATCTCATCGTAAATCAGTTTCTTAAACGTTTCCTGTTTTTCATCCCAGTCGATTTCCGAATAATTATTCGGTACAGGAGCAAGGATATAGACAGCTGAGTGCCCTTCCGGGGCGAGTGTCGGATCTGTCACACTCGCATTATGGATATAAATGGACGGTTCATCAGACAAAACAAGGTCCTTAGTCATTTCATTGACATTTTTCTGATAATCATCAGCAAATAAAATCGTATGATGGGGCATGTCATACTTTTTATCCAGACCAACATAAATCATGAAAGTGGAACAGGAGTATTTCTTCTTTTCCAATTTTGCTTTTGAATGACTCTTCAACACGCCATCATCTACTAAATGATTCATCGCTTCGGCAAAATCGGCATTGATGATGTATTCATCTGCTCTCACATGCTCTCCTGATTCGAGCTCCAGACCAGTGATTTTTTTGCCCTCAACAGCTATTCGTTTCACACCATTTTCAAGGTGAATATTTCCGCCACTCTCTCTTGTCACCGCCGCCATCGCTTTAGAAAGTCGGTTTACACCACCAATGGGATGAAACACACCCCATTCATGTTCCATATAAGAAAGAATCGAAAAAGCTCCTGGGCACTCCCATGGGGACATACCAAGATATTTAGCTTGGAAGGTGAAGGCGATTTTCAGTTTTTCATCAGTGAAATAGTCAGAAAGGACATCATACACGGATTTACCAATTGATAGTTTAGGCAAGGCCTTTAGAGCTCGTTTGCTTAAATAGTCGGTGAGCCTATGATGGCGGGTTTGCAAGAGGGGCATTAAAGCCTCCATCTTCTCCCCCGTATCCTCCATGAACCGCTCATAACCAAGTTCATTTCCAGGGAAATGTTCAGTGATGGTGGTCAACATTTTTTTCCGGTCCCGATACATCGGAATCCGTACACCATCAAATTGCAGCTCATACATTGGTGACAATTCCTTTAAATCCATATAATCATGAGCATTTCTTCCGGACATTTCGAAAATCTCCTCCATGATTTGAGGCATGCTCAAAAACGTTGGACCGATATCGAAAGTATAATCACCGATGGTGAAATGCCCATTTCTCCCCCCCACGTACGGTTGTTTTTCATATACATGGACATCATATCCATTAGAAGCGAGAATCATGGCTGAAGCTAATCCACCTGGGCCTGCGCCGATTATGGCAATCTTTTTCAATAAGCTCACCTTCTTTACCTGTTTTACATTATACAAACATTATACAAAACTTAAACATTTGTAGCTATTCAATACACTTACCCGATATGCTCCATGTTAAACAACTAGGCTAGCGGAGGAAGTTGCGAATAATCATTTCTGATAAAAATGGTCTGGAGAGCGTTGCTGAAGAAAACAAGCGCTGTAGATACTTATGTCATAGTAACTATCTATTTACGCATTCTAATTAGTGATTAGCTTAATTACTTCTACATAAGAAGTTTGATTCCTCTTTTCAAATCGGTCCCTCAACAAGCAAGGATAAACCGGCAAAGAAAGGGGACAATATAGGCTAAGGAGGCTAGGTTATGTATTCAAACCAAAGAGTTTCAGGGCCCTATTTCCCTTCCCATTCTACACATGCACCACCCCATAACCAGTTCAGCAATGAGCAGCTAAACCATTGGTGTGAAGAAATCGATCAGTGTGAACACCATGAAGAGCAGCGCCGAAATGAAATGCACCAGAAAAGTAAAATAACTAAACTTGCCCCACCTACTTTCATGAATTAATTCAACTGGGTGTATGACTATACACCGCCGACCTCCGTTGCATAGGCTACGAATGTAACAACAGGAGGTGAGCTTATGTACGGAGGCAACCCTTACGGAGGAAGACGTTGCGGCAGACCAAGAGGTTATGGCAATAACTTCGCCTTGATCGTCGTATTGTTCATTCTATTGATCATTGTAGGAGCAGCATTTTATTGCTGAGATTAAAAGCGGCAACCCCTTTGCAG
Coding sequences within:
- a CDS encoding phytoene desaturase family protein, with the translated sequence MKVAIVGGGLGGLSSAITLAKNGSDVSVFEQNTHFGGKMMAVNESGYHFDFGPNTITMPEVFRHVVQQGGLDPAEELPFEKITNHTRNEFKDGSVFDFSTDRSYMKEQLHHFDRKGYREYERFLLEIERLYDLSRKHFLHRTFSGWGDYFSPALAKSMAQVRPLQSMNHFFKQYFTNPNLIQALNRYSTYIGSDPYKAPATFSLIAHLEWNDGVYYVPGGNTKIADSFVKAAENVGVKLYSGTKVKEIRTEDKSVTGVETIEGEFFAADHVILNGDLLHALPELVDDKDRRFLSDRKLRSYDPSISAFVILAGLDTRIGRLKHHHLFFSSDYEREFKILKEGLYADDPTIYICTSSKSDPSVSPGGDNCFILVNAPPLADNAAIDKDAYKDRIYERLEEAGVPIRNHIRYEKVLDPADIQKRFGAYRGALYGPSSNNRMQAFMRPFNKSQDIEHLWFCGGSTHPGGGSPMVVLSGQNVANQILGKIVHIE
- a CDS encoding phytoene/squalene synthase family protein, yielding MTDLNEAYHHCRELIEKHSKTFSKAFAMLPKKQKRAVWAIYAFCRRVDDIVDEGENPKSELEAFAVDFEAFMDGTLELDHPCWIALDDVFNNFPIDPQPYYDMIKGQRMDLYPRTIHSKDDLLDYCYHVASTVGLMLLPVIAPGRVDMLRNGAIELGYAMQLTNILRDIGEDLEIDRIYLPGDLMKQYGYTFVELQEQKVNQAFIRLWEDLASDAEIYYEQGLATLEAYPVYSRAPVGGAARMYRAILSEVRKNDYQVFEKRNFVSDQKKKQIIAEMQ
- a CDS encoding phytoene desaturase family protein, whose product is MTHTALVGGGIGGLVTALLLSKEEGREITIFEKNDHLGGRLTYERHGDFKIDQGPTIVLLPDMLLDILEEGGMAKESIPLIPCDPLYDVHFHDGTSFTKYADVEKQKAELKNRFPGNEIHFDRFLRDMKVRFLRGKAQFLERSFVDKRTFFSRKNLRTLIKLKAYQNVKKMMRSYFDDERLVEAYTLQTLYIGGHPEQSPAMYSLVSYSEHEHGIWYMKGGYAHLVEMLETELKRRGVTIRVGSAVEKVVTAGDKATSLLVEGEEYSCDEVVLNGDFPIMDRLLPAEQRLNRKYTPSSGCLLLYLGLDKNYDHHSIHQFFMSADFDKHMKQIFTEKRLPDDPSYYTFHPSLIDDSLAPEGKGVLYTLIPVPVGGEVNWENKDALIDKVLDQLEKQGFPNLRDHMEWMHVRTPEEAEREGLYAGGSFGIAPTLFQSGVFRPQLQPYPLTNVYAVGASVHPGGGVPIVMQGAKLLADRLQKEEEERHNYRRGV
- a CDS encoding phytoene desaturase family protein, which produces MILASNGYDVHVYEKQPYVGGRNGHFTIGDYTFDIGPTFLSMPQIMEEIFEMSGRNAHDYMDLKELSPMYELQFDGVRIPMYRDRKKMLTTITEHFPGNELGYERFMEDTGEKMEALMPLLQTRHHRLTDYLSKRALKALPKLSIGKSVYDVLSDYFTDEKLKIAFTFQAKYLGMSPWECPGAFSILSYMEHEWGVFHPIGGVNRLSKAMAAVTRESGGNIHLENGVKRIAVEGKKITGLELESGEHVRADEYIINADFAEAMNHLVDDGVLKSHSKAKLEKKKYSCSTFMIYVGLDKKYDMPHHTILFADDYQKNVNEMTKDLVLSDEPSIYIHNASVTDPTLAPEGHSAVYILAPVPNNYSEIDWDEKQETFKKLIYDEIEEKTGFTDIRNHVVEEKILTPKQWQSDHFVHKGATFSMGHQLSQMMYFRPHNRFQELEHCWLVGGGTHPGSGLPTILESARITTSWIREKEVQPS
- a CDS encoding YjcZ family sporulation protein; this translates as MIVVLFILLIIVGAAFYC